The following coding sequences lie in one Gadus macrocephalus chromosome 1, ASM3116895v1 genomic window:
- the alas2 gene encoding 5-aminolevulinate synthase, erythroid-specific, mitochondrial codes for MAAFLHHCPFLKSAPKPALRRTGAALLSLADRCPIIARQITVKTDMYAAPSQAAPRHWALDQRRWYAQSAGQVAVSLAKSCPFVASEIRVVRASSEVQEDVQQDSKPGVMASLLNGLTGLVLQPSQGPAAPTASQLLQDNIISGSYDYNRFFEDKIAEKKNDHTYRVFKTVNRDCEVFPFAEDYSLPGREGARVSVWCSNDYLGMSRHPQVLNGISEALEKHGAGAGGTRNISGTSNIHVTLERELAELHGKGGALVFSSCFVANDSTLFTLAKMLPGCEIYSDAGNHASMIQGIRNSGAKRFIFRHNDSQHLEELLALSDPKTPKIVAFETVHSMDGAICPLEELCDVAHRHGALTFVDEVHAVGLYGAHGAGVGERDNVMHKLDIVSGTLGKAFGCVGGYIASSAALVDTVRSYAAGFIFTTSLPPMVLAGALESVRVLRSPEGQALRRTHQRHVKHMRQLLLDNGLPVINCPSHIIPIKVGDAELNTMMCDALLERHSIYVQAINYPTVPRGEELLRLAPSPHHDAAMMEYFVEKLVEVWQEAGLPLANQTNISCNFCGSALHFDLMSEWEKSYFGNMEPQYITMSA; via the exons ATGGCTGCCTTTCTACACCATTGCCCCTTCCTGAAGTCGGCCCCAAAACCCGCTCTGCGGCGGACCGGCGCGGCTCTGCTCTCCCTGGCCGACCGGTGCCCCATCATCGCTCGCCAGATCACCGTTAAAACCGACATGTACGCCGCGCCCAGCCAGGCAGCGCCAAGGCACTGGGCTCTGGACCAGAGGCGGTGGTACGCCCAGTCCGCCGGCCAGGTCGCTGTGTCCCTGGCGAAGAGCTGTCCCTTCGTGGCCTCCGAAATACGAGTGGTGCGGGCAAGCTCCGAGGTACAGGAGGACGTACAGCAGGACTCCAAACCAG GTGTGATGGCCTCTCTGCTGAACGGTCTCACGGGTTTGGTTCTCCAGCCGTCTCAGGGCCCTGCCGCCCCCACCGCCTCCCAGCTGCTCCAGGACAACATCA TCAGCGGCAGCTACGACTACAACCGCTTCTTCGAGGACAAGATCGCGGAGAAGAAGAACGACCACACGTACCGCGTCTTCAAGACCGTCAACCGCGACTGCGAGGTGTTCCCGTTCGCCGAGGACTACTCGCTGCCGGGGAGGGAGGGCGCCCGGGTGTCCGTGTGGTGCAGCAACGACTACCTGGGGATGAGTCGACACCCACAGGTGCTGAACGGAATCAG CGAGGCCCTGGAGAAGCATGGAGCAGGCGCCGGGGGAACCAGGAACATCTCGGGCACCAGCAACATCCACGTGACCCTGGAGAGGGAGCTGGCCGAGCTGCACGGGAAGGGCGGCGCGCTGGTGTTCTCCTCCTGCTTCGTGGCCAACGACTCCACCCTCTTCACCCTGGCCAAGATGCTGCCCG GCTGCGAGATCTACTCTGACGCGGGGAACCACGCTTCGATGATCCAGGGCATCAGGAACAGCGGCGCCAAGCGCTTCATCTTCCGCCACAACGACAGCCAGcacctggaggagctgctggcgcTCTCCGACCCCAAGACTCCCAAGATAGTGGCCTTCGAGACCGTGCACTCCATGGACG GTGCGATCTGCCCCCTAGAGGAGCTGTGTGACGTGGCCCACCGCCACGGGGCCCTGACCTTCGTGGACGAGGTGCACGCCGTGGGGCTGTACGGGGCCCACGGCGCCGGCGTGGGCGAGAGGGACAACGTGATGCACAAGCTAGACATCGTCTCGGGGACCCTGG GCAAGGCCTTCGGTTGCGTGGGCGGCTACATCGCCAGTAGCGCCGCCCTGGTGGACACCGTGCGCTCCTACGCCGCGGGCTTCATCTTCACCACCTCGCTGCCCCCCATGGTGCTGGCCGGGGCGCTGGAGTCGGTCCGTGTTCTGCGCAGCCCCGAGGGCCAGGCCCTGCGCCGCACGCACCAGAGGCACGTCAAGCACATGAGGCAGCTGCTCCTGGACAACGGCCTGCCCGTCATCAACTGCCCCAGCCACATCATCCCCATCAAG GTGGGTGACGCCGAGCTCAACACCATGATGTGTGACGCCCTGCTGGAGAGACACAGCATCTACGTCCAGGCCATCAACTACCCCACGGTCCCCCGTGGGGAGGAGCTGCTCCGCctggccccctccccccatcacgACGCCGCCATGATGGAGTACTTTGTGG AGAAGCTGGTGGAAGTCtggcaggaggcgggacttcCTCTTGCCAACCAGACCAACATTTCCTGTAATTTCTGTGGCTCCGCGCTGCACTTTGACCTGATGAGCGAATGGGAGAAATCCTACTTTGGCAACATGGAGCCCCAATACATTACAATGTCTGCCTAG